In a single window of the Streptomyces sp. NBC_00285 genome:
- the hrpA gene encoding ATP-dependent RNA helicase HrpA yields MSTHPAPAPGTPAFGELAARLTELSLRDAHRLGRRLEGARKIRKPETRAAVLTEIETEVGKSAERTAARRARTPAVTYPEQLPVSQKKDEIAAAIRDHQVVIVAGETGSGKTTQIPKICLELGRGVRGMIGHTQPRRIAARTVAERIAEELDTPLGEAVGWKVRFTDQVNPEATFVKLMTDGILLAEIQTDRELYGYDTIIIDEAHERSLNIDFLLGYLAQLLPKRPDLKVVITSATIDPERFSRHFGDAPIVEVSGRTYPVEVRYRPLLEDESEDSDRDQITAICDAVEELQGEGKGDILVFLSGEREIRDTADALVKKNYRFTEVLPLYARLSHAEQHRVFQQHTGRRIVLATNVAETSLTVPGIKYVIDPGFARISRYSHRTKVQRLPIEAVSQASANQRKGRCGRTSDGICIRLYSEEDFEARPEFTDAEILRTNLASVILQMTAAGLGDIEKFPFLDPPDHRNIRDGVQLLQELGALDPAERDSRKRLTQTGRKLAQLPVDPRLARMVLEADKNGCVREVMVIAAALSIQDPRERPADKQTQADQQHARFKDETSDFLAYLNLWRYVREQQKERGSSSFRRMCKQEYLNFLRIREWQDIYTQLRTVAKQMGIHLNEEDAAEQSVHVSLLAGLLSHIGMKDVKDGNKNEYLGARSAKFAIFPGSALFKKQPRFIMSAELVETSRLWARVNAKIEPEWVEPLAEHLLKRTYSEPHWEKDQAAVMAYEKVTLYGVPIVAQRKINYGRIDAEASRELFIRNALVEGDWRTHHKFFADNRRLLSEVEELEHRARRRDIVVDDDTLFDFYDQRVPEHVVSGAHFDSWWKHKRHEEPEFLDFERAMLIRESAEAVTKDDYPDSWRQGQLKFRVTYQFEPGADADGVTVHIPLQVLNQVTDEGFDWQIPGLREELVTELIRSLPKPIRRNYVPAPNFAKRFLDTAVPLQEPLTVTMARELRRMVGVPFDADDFDRSRIPDHLWITFRIVDERRRKVAEDKDLETLRLRLRPKARQALSQAAAATATREGGESLERKGLTDWTIGTLTRVFETRRAGQPVKAYPALVDDGDTVSVRLFDTEAEQAEAMWKGTRRLIVRNIPVSPAKFASEKLTNPQKLALSANPHGSIQALFEDCATAAADKLIGDFGGPAWDEESYRKLYDKVRAEIVDTTVRTVGQVQQVLAAWHACERRLKAVRSPALLANLADVRAQLDALVKPGFVTATGLRRLPDLMRYLVAADRRLQQMPTNVQRDTTRMEKVHEMQDEYAWLLEQLPQGRPVPQQVLDVRWMIEELRVSYFAHALGTAYAVSDKRIVKAIDTLAP; encoded by the coding sequence ATGTCTACGCACCCTGCCCCCGCCCCCGGCACCCCCGCTTTCGGGGAGCTCGCCGCCCGCCTGACCGAGCTGTCCCTGCGTGACGCGCACCGGCTCGGGCGCAGGCTCGAAGGCGCGCGCAAGATCCGCAAGCCGGAGACGCGGGCCGCCGTCCTGACCGAGATCGAGACCGAGGTCGGCAAGAGCGCGGAGCGCACCGCCGCACGGCGTGCCCGCACGCCCGCGGTGACCTACCCCGAGCAGCTGCCGGTCAGCCAGAAGAAGGACGAGATCGCGGCCGCCATCCGTGATCACCAGGTCGTGATCGTCGCCGGTGAGACCGGGTCCGGCAAGACCACCCAGATCCCGAAGATCTGTCTGGAGCTGGGCCGGGGGGTGCGCGGCATGATCGGGCACACCCAGCCCCGTCGGATCGCCGCCCGTACCGTCGCCGAGCGGATCGCCGAGGAACTGGACACCCCGCTCGGCGAGGCCGTCGGCTGGAAGGTGCGGTTCACCGACCAGGTGAACCCGGAGGCGACCTTCGTCAAGCTGATGACGGACGGCATCCTGCTCGCCGAGATCCAGACCGACCGCGAGCTGTACGGCTACGACACGATCATCATCGACGAGGCCCACGAGCGGTCCCTCAACATCGACTTCCTGCTCGGGTATCTGGCGCAGTTGCTGCCGAAGCGGCCCGACCTCAAGGTCGTCATCACCTCGGCGACCATCGATCCCGAGCGGTTCTCCCGGCACTTCGGGGACGCGCCGATCGTCGAGGTCAGCGGGCGGACGTATCCGGTGGAGGTGCGCTACCGGCCCCTCCTGGAGGATGAGTCCGAGGACTCGGACCGCGACCAGATCACCGCGATCTGCGACGCCGTCGAGGAGCTCCAGGGCGAGGGCAAGGGCGACATCCTCGTCTTCCTCTCCGGCGAGCGGGAGATCCGGGACACCGCGGACGCCCTCGTGAAGAAGAACTATCGCTTCACCGAGGTGCTCCCCCTCTATGCCCGGCTCTCGCACGCCGAGCAGCACCGGGTGTTCCAGCAGCACACCGGCCGCAGGATCGTGCTGGCGACGAACGTGGCCGAGACGTCCCTGACCGTGCCGGGCATCAAGTACGTCATCGACCCCGGCTTCGCCCGTATCTCCCGCTACAGCCACCGCACCAAGGTCCAGCGGCTGCCCATCGAGGCGGTCTCGCAGGCCAGCGCCAACCAGCGCAAGGGCCGCTGCGGCCGTACCTCCGACGGCATCTGCATCCGGCTGTACAGCGAGGAGGACTTCGAGGCCCGCCCCGAGTTCACGGACGCGGAGATCCTCCGCACCAACCTCGCCTCCGTCATCCTGCAGATGACCGCGGCCGGCCTCGGCGACATCGAGAAGTTCCCCTTCCTCGACCCGCCGGACCACCGCAACATCCGTGACGGCGTCCAGCTCCTGCAGGAACTGGGTGCGTTGGACCCGGCGGAGCGGGACTCGCGCAAGCGACTGACCCAGACCGGCCGCAAGCTCGCGCAGCTGCCCGTCGACCCGCGCCTTGCGCGCATGGTCCTGGAGGCCGACAAGAACGGCTGTGTCCGCGAGGTCATGGTCATAGCCGCCGCGCTCTCCATCCAGGACCCGCGCGAGCGTCCCGCCGACAAGCAGACCCAGGCCGACCAGCAGCACGCCCGCTTCAAGGACGAGACCAGCGACTTCCTCGCCTACCTCAACCTGTGGCGGTACGTCCGCGAGCAGCAGAAGGAGCGGGGTTCGTCGTCCTTCCGCCGGATGTGCAAGCAGGAGTACCTCAACTTCCTGCGCATTCGCGAATGGCAGGACATCTACACCCAGCTGCGCACGGTCGCCAAGCAGATGGGCATCCATCTGAACGAGGAGGACGCGGCCGAACAGAGCGTCCACGTCTCCCTCCTCGCCGGTCTGCTCTCGCACATCGGCATGAAGGACGTGAAGGACGGCAACAAGAACGAGTATCTCGGCGCCCGCAGCGCCAAGTTCGCGATCTTCCCGGGCTCCGCGCTCTTCAAGAAGCAGCCGCGTTTCATCATGTCGGCGGAGCTGGTGGAGACCTCGCGCCTGTGGGCCCGGGTCAACGCGAAGATCGAGCCGGAGTGGGTCGAGCCCCTGGCCGAACACCTCCTGAAGCGGACGTACTCCGAACCGCACTGGGAGAAGGACCAGGCCGCGGTGATGGCGTACGAGAAGGTCACGCTGTACGGCGTGCCGATCGTCGCCCAGCGGAAGATCAACTACGGCCGGATCGACGCGGAGGCCTCACGAGAGCTTTTCATCCGCAACGCCCTGGTCGAGGGGGACTGGCGCACCCACCACAAGTTCTTCGCCGACAACCGCCGACTCCTCAGCGAGGTCGAGGAGTTGGAGCACCGCGCGCGGCGCCGGGACATCGTGGTGGACGACGACACGTTGTTCGACTTCTACGACCAGCGGGTGCCCGAACACGTCGTGTCCGGGGCGCACTTCGACTCGTGGTGGAAGCACAAGCGGCACGAGGAGCCGGAGTTCCTGGACTTCGAGCGCGCGATGCTCATCCGGGAGTCGGCGGAGGCGGTCACCAAGGACGACTACCCCGACTCGTGGCGCCAGGGGCAGCTCAAGTTCCGCGTGACGTACCAGTTCGAGCCGGGCGCGGACGCGGACGGCGTGACCGTCCACATTCCGCTCCAGGTCCTGAACCAGGTGACGGACGAGGGCTTCGACTGGCAGATCCCGGGCCTCAGGGAGGAGCTGGTGACGGAGCTGATCCGTTCCCTCCCGAAACCGATCCGCCGCAACTACGTGCCGGCGCCGAACTTCGCGAAACGATTCCTGGACACCGCCGTCCCGCTCCAGGAGCCGCTTACGGTCACGATGGCCCGTGAGCTGAGGCGCATGGTCGGCGTGCCGTTCGACGCGGACGACTTCGACCGGTCGAGGATCCCGGACCATCTGTGGATCACGTTCCGGATCGTCGACGAGCGGCGCCGGAAGGTGGCCGAGGACAAGGACCTGGAGACGCTGCGGCTGCGGTTGCGGCCGAAGGCACGTCAGGCGCTCTCCCAGGCCGCGGCGGCGACCGCCACCCGTGAGGGCGGCGAATCGCTGGAGCGCAAGGGCCTCACGGACTGGACGATCGGCACGCTCACCCGGGTCTTCGAGACGCGTCGGGCCGGTCAGCCGGTGAAGGCCTACCCGGCCCTGGTCGACGACGGCGACACGGTGTCCGTGCGGCTCTTCGACACAGAGGCGGAGCAGGCCGAGGCGATGTGGAAGGGCACGCGGCGGCTGATCGTGCGCAACATCCCGGTGAGCCCGGCGAAGTTCGCCTCCGAGAAGCTGACGAACCCCCAGAAGCTGGCGCTGTCGGCGAACCCGCACGGCTCGATCCAGGCCCTGTTCGAGGACTGCGCGACCGCCGCGGCGGACAAGCTGATCGGTGACTTCGGGGGCCCGGCATGGGACGAGGAGTCGTACCGCAAGCTCTACGACAAGGTGCGGGCGGAGATCGTCGACACGACGGTGCGTACGGTCGGGCAGGTGCAGCAGGTGCTCGCCGCCTGGCATGCCTGCGAGCGGCGCCTCAAGGCCGTACGGAGCCCCGCGCTGCTGGCGAACCTCGCGGATGTACGGGCGCAGTTGGACGCGCTGGTGAAGCCCGGGTTCGTGACGGCGACAGGGTTGCGCCGCCTGCCCGACCTGATGCGCTACCTGGTTGCGGCGGACCGCCGGCTGCAGCAGATGCCGACGAACGTCCAGCGGGACACGACCCGTATGGAGAAGGTCCACGAGATGCAGGACGAGTACGCCTGGCTCCTGGAACAGCTCCCCCAGGGGCGGCCGGTCCCCCAGCAGGTCCTGGACGTTCGGTGGATGATCGAGGAGCTGAGAGTCAGCTATTTCGCCCACGCCCTCGGCACCGCGTACGCCGTCTCCGACAAGCGGATCGTGAAGGCGATCGACACGCTCGCACCGTAA
- a CDS encoding DUF6274 family protein gives MAATARHETRALLRAHLSAATSYRHLTRHCAICHRLLRLAMDSAPQTAPAPERDREDESPSPA, from the coding sequence ATGGCGGCAACGGCCAGGCATGAGACGCGGGCCCTGCTCCGCGCGCATCTGTCGGCCGCGACGTCGTATCGGCATCTGACCCGCCACTGCGCGATCTGCCACCGTCTGCTGCGGCTGGCGATGGACTCCGCCCCGCAGACCGCCCCGGCCCCGGAGAGGGACAGGGAGGACGAGAGCCCCTCCCCCGCGTGA
- the bldC gene encoding developmental transcriptional regulator BldC, translated as MTARTPDAEPLLTPAEVATMFRVDPKTVTRWAKAGKLTSIRTLGGHRRYREAEVRALLAGIPQQRSEA; from the coding sequence ATGACCGCTCGCACCCCTGATGCCGAGCCGCTGCTGACCCCGGCTGAGGTCGCCACGATGTTCCGCGTGGACCCGAAGACGGTCACGCGGTGGGCGAAGGCCGGCAAGCTCACGTCGATCCGCACGCTCGGCGGGCACCGCCGTTACCGCGAGGCGGAGGTCCGTGCTCTGCTCGCGGGCATCCCGCAGCAGCGCAGCGAGGCCTGA
- a CDS encoding Leu/Phe/Val dehydrogenase, with the protein MTDVTGAPADVLHTLFRSDQGGHEQVVLCQDRRSGLKAVIALHSTALGPALGGTRFHPYATEAEAVTDALNLARGMSYKNAMAGLDHGGGKAVIIGDPERDKSEELLLAYGRFVSSLGGRYVTACDVGTYVADMDVVARECRWTTGRSPENGGAGDSSVLTAFGVYQGMRASAAHLWGDPTLRGRTVGIAGVGKVGHHLVEHLLDEGAHVVITDVRQEAVWRIADKHPAVGVVTDTEALIQVEGLDIYAPCALGGALNDDTVPALSARIVCGAANNQLAHPGVEKDLADRGILYAPDYVVNAGGVIQVADELHGFDFERCRAKAAEIYDTTLDIFARAKEDGIPPAAAADRIAEQRMHEAAMERAR; encoded by the coding sequence GTGACCGACGTAACCGGCGCTCCTGCCGACGTGCTGCACACCCTGTTCCGCTCGGACCAGGGCGGCCACGAGCAGGTCGTGCTCTGCCAGGACCGCAGAAGCGGCCTCAAGGCCGTCATCGCCCTCCACTCCACCGCGCTGGGCCCCGCCCTCGGCGGGACGCGCTTCCACCCGTACGCGACCGAGGCGGAGGCCGTCACCGACGCGCTGAACCTCGCGCGCGGGATGTCGTACAAGAACGCCATGGCCGGCCTCGACCACGGCGGCGGCAAGGCAGTGATCATCGGGGACCCGGAGCGCGACAAGAGCGAGGAACTGCTCCTGGCGTACGGCCGGTTCGTCTCCTCCTTGGGCGGCCGCTACGTCACCGCGTGCGACGTCGGTACCTACGTCGCCGACATGGACGTCGTCGCACGTGAGTGCCGCTGGACGACCGGCCGCTCCCCCGAGAACGGCGGCGCCGGCGACTCCTCCGTCCTCACCGCCTTCGGCGTCTACCAGGGCATGCGGGCCAGCGCCGCGCACCTGTGGGGCGACCCCACGCTGCGTGGCCGTACGGTCGGCATCGCGGGCGTCGGCAAGGTGGGCCACCACCTGGTGGAGCATCTGCTGGACGAAGGCGCCCACGTGGTCATCACCGACGTCCGGCAGGAAGCCGTGTGGCGCATCGCCGACAAGCACCCGGCCGTGGGCGTGGTCACCGACACCGAGGCACTGATCCAGGTCGAGGGCCTCGACATCTACGCCCCCTGTGCGCTCGGCGGTGCCCTGAACGACGACACCGTGCCCGCGCTGAGCGCTCGGATCGTGTGCGGGGCGGCGAACAACCAGCTCGCCCACCCGGGTGTCGAGAAGGACCTCGCCGACCGCGGGATCCTCTACGCGCCGGACTACGTGGTGAACGCCGGCGGGGTCATCCAGGTCGCCGACGAACTGCACGGGTTCGACTTCGAGCGGTGCAGGGCCAAGGCCGCCGAGATCTACGACACCACGCTCGACATCTTCGCACGTGCGAAGGAAGACGGGATTCCGCCGGCTGCCGCGGCCGACCGGATCGCCGAGCAGCGGATGCATGAGGCGGCCATGGAACGGGCCCGCTGA
- a CDS encoding DUF3073 domain-containing protein: MGRGRAKAKQTKVARQLKYSSGGTDLSRLANELGASTTSSQPPNGEPFEDDEDEDDPYSQYADLYNDDDEDEDDQSGPSSQHRRGA, translated from the coding sequence ATGGGGCGCGGCCGGGCAAAGGCCAAGCAGACGAAGGTCGCCCGCCAGCTGAAGTACAGCAGCGGCGGGACTGATCTGTCGCGTCTGGCCAATGAGCTGGGCGCTTCGACGACTTCGAGCCAGCCGCCTAACGGCGAGCCGTTCGAAGACGATGAGGACGAGGACGACCCGTACTCCCAGTACGCGGATCTCTATAACGACGACGATGAGGACGAGGACGACCAGTCCGGTCCTTCGTCGCAACATCGCCGCGGCGCGTAG
- the purM gene encoding phosphoribosylformylglycinamidine cyclo-ligase: MSETTGASYAAAGVDIEAGDRAVELMKEWVKKARRPEVLGGLGGFAGLFDASALKRYERPLLASATDGVGTKVDIARQMGVYDTIGHDLVAMVMDDIVVCGAEPLFMTDYICVGKVHPERVAAIVKGIAEGCVLAGCALVGGETAEHPGLLGPDDFDVAGAGTGAVEADRLLGADRIRKGDAVIAMAASGLHSNGYSLVRHVLLSEAGLALDARIDELGRTLGEELLEPTKIYSLDCLALIRTADVHAFSHVTGGGLAANLARVIPDALHAVVDRSTWTPDPIFDLVGRTGQVERLELEKTLNMGVGMIAIVPQDAADVALETLADRGVEAWVAGEITDREDRTTGAELVGDYA, translated from the coding sequence ATGTCTGAGACAACTGGTGCCAGCTACGCAGCCGCGGGCGTCGACATCGAAGCGGGCGACCGCGCCGTCGAGCTGATGAAGGAGTGGGTGAAGAAGGCCCGGCGTCCCGAGGTCCTCGGCGGCCTCGGCGGTTTCGCCGGTCTCTTCGACGCCTCCGCCCTCAAGCGCTACGAGCGTCCCCTCCTCGCCTCCGCGACCGACGGCGTCGGGACCAAGGTCGACATCGCACGGCAGATGGGCGTCTACGACACCATCGGCCACGACCTCGTCGCGATGGTCATGGACGACATCGTGGTGTGCGGCGCCGAGCCGCTGTTCATGACCGACTACATCTGTGTCGGCAAGGTCCACCCCGAGCGTGTCGCCGCGATCGTCAAGGGCATCGCCGAGGGCTGTGTGCTCGCCGGCTGCGCCCTGGTGGGCGGCGAGACGGCCGAGCACCCCGGTCTGCTGGGCCCGGACGACTTCGACGTCGCCGGCGCCGGTACGGGCGCCGTGGAGGCCGACCGGCTCCTCGGCGCGGATCGCATCCGTAAGGGTGACGCCGTCATCGCGATGGCGGCCTCGGGTCTTCACTCGAACGGGTACTCGCTCGTCCGGCATGTGCTCCTGAGCGAGGCGGGCCTGGCCCTGGACGCCCGGATCGACGAGCTCGGCCGCACCCTCGGCGAGGAGCTCCTGGAGCCCACCAAGATCTACTCGCTGGACTGCCTGGCCCTGATCCGCACCGCGGACGTACACGCCTTCTCGCACGTCACCGGTGGCGGCCTCGCCGCCAACCTGGCCCGGGTGATCCCCGACGCCCTGCACGCCGTCGTGGACCGCTCCACCTGGACCCCGGACCCGATCTTCGACCTCGTCGGCAGGACGGGGCAGGTCGAGCGCCTGGAGCTGGAGAAGACCCTGAACATGGGCGTCGGCATGATCGCGATCGTCCCGCAGGACGCCGCTGACGTGGCCCTGGAGACCCTGGCCGATCGCGGTGTCGAGGCATGGGTGGCCGGCGAGATCACCGACCGCGAAGACCGCACCACAGGCGCGGAACTGGTGGGCGACTACGCCTGA
- the purF gene encoding amidophosphoribosyltransferase: protein MPRGDGRLNHDLLPGEKGPQDACGVFGVWAPGEEVAKLSYFGLYALQHRGQESAGIAVSNGSQILVFKDMGLVSQVFDETSLGSLQGHIAVGHARYSTTGASVWENAQPTFRATAHGSIALGHNGNLVNTAQLAEMVADLPKQEGRSPRVAATNDTDLLTALLAAQVDEDGKPLTIEEASARILPQVQGAFSLVFMDEHTLYAARDPQGIRPLVLGRLERGWVVASESAALDICGASYVREIEPGEFVAIDENGLRTSRFAEAKPKGCVFEYVYLARPDTDIAGRNVYLSRVEMGRKLAKEAPVDADLVIATPESGTPAAIGYAEASGIPFGAGLVKNAYVGRTFIQPSQTIRQLGIRLKLNPLKEVIKGKRLVVVDDSIVRGNTQRALVRMLREAGAAEVHIRISSPPVKWPCFFGIDFATRAELIANGMTIDEIGTSLGADSLSYISLDGMIEATTIAKPDLCRACFDGEYPMELPDPELLGKQLLETELAAGPAATAASDAIRRP, encoded by the coding sequence GTGCCACGTGGTGACGGACGACTCAACCACGACCTGCTCCCCGGTGAGAAGGGCCCCCAGGACGCTTGCGGCGTCTTCGGTGTCTGGGCTCCGGGCGAAGAGGTCGCCAAGCTCTCCTACTTCGGGCTCTACGCCCTCCAGCATCGAGGCCAGGAATCCGCGGGAATCGCGGTCAGTAACGGCTCGCAGATCCTCGTCTTCAAGGACATGGGCCTCGTGTCCCAGGTCTTCGACGAGACCTCGCTCGGTTCGCTCCAGGGTCACATCGCGGTCGGTCACGCCCGCTACTCGACCACCGGCGCCTCCGTGTGGGAGAACGCCCAGCCGACGTTCCGTGCCACCGCGCACGGTTCCATCGCGCTCGGCCACAACGGCAACCTGGTCAACACGGCGCAGCTCGCCGAGATGGTCGCCGACCTGCCCAAGCAGGAAGGCCGCAGCCCGCGAGTGGCGGCCACCAACGACACCGACCTGCTCACCGCGCTCCTCGCGGCCCAGGTCGACGAGGACGGCAAGCCGCTGACCATCGAGGAGGCCTCCGCGAGGATCCTCCCGCAGGTCCAGGGCGCCTTCTCCCTCGTCTTCATGGACGAGCACACCCTCTACGCAGCCCGCGACCCGCAGGGCATCCGCCCGCTGGTTCTCGGCCGTCTCGAGCGCGGCTGGGTCGTGGCCTCCGAGTCCGCCGCCCTCGACATCTGCGGTGCGAGCTATGTCCGCGAGATCGAGCCGGGCGAGTTCGTCGCCATCGACGAGAACGGCCTGCGCACCTCCCGATTCGCGGAAGCGAAGCCCAAGGGCTGCGTCTTCGAGTACGTCTATCTCGCGCGCCCCGACACCGACATCGCCGGCCGGAACGTGTACCTCTCCCGCGTGGAGATGGGCCGCAAGCTCGCGAAGGAAGCCCCGGTCGACGCCGACCTGGTCATAGCGACACCGGAGTCGGGCACCCCGGCAGCCATCGGCTACGCCGAGGCGTCCGGCATCCCCTTCGGCGCGGGTCTAGTGAAGAACGCCTACGTCGGCCGTACGTTCATCCAGCCCTCGCAGACCATTCGCCAGCTCGGCATCCGCCTGAAGCTGAATCCGCTCAAGGAAGTCATCAAGGGCAAGCGCCTGGTCGTCGTCGACGACTCGATCGTGCGCGGCAACACCCAGCGGGCCCTGGTGCGGATGCTCCGTGAGGCGGGCGCGGCGGAGGTCCACATCCGGATCTCCTCGCCGCCCGTGAAGTGGCCCTGCTTCTTCGGCATAGATTTCGCCACCCGCGCGGAACTCATCGCCAACGGCATGACCATCGACGAGATCGGCACCTCGCTGGGCGCCGACTCCCTCTCGTACATCTCCCTCGACGGCATGATCGAGGCGACCACCATCGCCAAGCCGGACCTGTGCCGTGCCTGCTTCGACGGCGAGTACCCGATGGAGCTCCCGGACCCCGAGCTGCTCGGCAAGCAGCTCCTGGAGACCGAGCTGGCCGCGGGGCCCGCCGCCACGGCCGCGTCCGACGCGATCCGTCGCCCGTAG
- a CDS encoding META domain-containing protein, with amino-acid sequence MKRTTYVKYAAAALAGTAVLAACGTESGSGSGPVGEGETKKAPAIADAHWIPRKVTVDGKDYPLPEGKGSSRDEAEITFKPGTADPDVEGGESGGSVGCNSFGADAEIVGDTVRISDLAMTAMGCPGPVGEFEQKFIRVFDNDLKAAVQERNGIRTLTLTSPGGDSITLHDKSADPPPLKGTRWAVETQSDTKTDTKAYLTLTKDDAVTGSLGCNTFHGKATVKGGTIEFGRLATTRMVCSGPVMKTERELAEILSGKVSYLQERDSLTLTTASGKDLRARAE; translated from the coding sequence ATGAAGCGGACGACCTACGTGAAGTACGCCGCCGCAGCCCTGGCCGGCACCGCCGTCCTGGCCGCCTGCGGCACGGAGTCCGGCAGCGGAAGCGGCCCTGTCGGCGAAGGGGAGACGAAGAAGGCCCCTGCCATCGCGGACGCCCACTGGATTCCCCGGAAGGTGACCGTGGACGGCAAGGACTATCCCCTCCCGGAGGGGAAGGGCTCCTCGCGCGACGAGGCCGAGATCACCTTCAAGCCCGGCACGGCCGACCCGGACGTCGAGGGCGGTGAGTCCGGCGGCAGCGTCGGCTGCAACAGCTTCGGCGCCGACGCCGAGATCGTGGGCGACACCGTGAGGATCTCCGACCTCGCGATGACGGCGATGGGCTGCCCGGGCCCGGTGGGAGAGTTCGAGCAGAAGTTCATACGCGTCTTCGACAACGACCTCAAGGCCGCGGTCCAGGAGCGGAACGGCATCCGGACCCTCACCCTGACCAGCCCCGGGGGCGACAGCATCACCCTCCACGACAAGAGCGCGGACCCGCCGCCCCTCAAGGGCACCCGCTGGGCCGTCGAGACGCAGTCGGACACGAAGACGGACACGAAGGCGTACCTCACGCTCACCAAGGACGACGCCGTCACCGGCAGCCTCGGCTGTAACACATTTCACGGCAAGGCCACCGTCAAGGGCGGCACCATCGAGTTCGGGCGCCTCGCAACCACACGCATGGTGTGTTCCGGCCCGGTGATGAAGACCGAGCGCGAACTCGCCGAAATCCTCTCCGGCAAGGTGTCCTACCTGCAGGAACGTGATTCTCTGACGCTCACGACGGCTTCCGGGAAGGATCTTCGGGCCCGCGCGGAGTAA
- a CDS encoding maleylpyruvate isomerase family mycothiol-dependent enzyme: MPTARKRARTYDPVKVRKAVEAQLGNVREAVRTLTPEQLARSTRLGEWTVRELVAHIGMAVTAVHRALALPAPARQDATVLDWPFATAASSAAIADFTRGVAEQHPDLDAYLTDVDRTLTELLDAHPGTRLLETNAGALPLADYLVTRTVELVVHTDDLNAAVPGLDVPHDRQALAACTRLLADTLASKAPGGSTEVRIPPYAVVQCVEGPKHTRGTPPNVVETDPLTWIRLATGRRTWQGALDEAEVSASGERADLGGLLPLMS, encoded by the coding sequence ATGCCAACGGCCAGGAAGCGCGCCCGTACCTACGACCCCGTCAAGGTCCGCAAGGCCGTCGAGGCCCAGCTCGGGAACGTACGCGAGGCCGTGCGCACCCTGACTCCGGAGCAGCTGGCGCGGTCGACGCGACTGGGGGAGTGGACCGTACGGGAGCTGGTCGCGCACATCGGGATGGCGGTCACCGCCGTTCACCGGGCCCTGGCCCTGCCGGCGCCCGCGCGGCAGGACGCCACGGTCCTCGACTGGCCGTTCGCCACCGCCGCCAGCTCCGCGGCCATCGCCGACTTCACCCGGGGCGTCGCCGAACAGCACCCCGACCTCGACGCCTACCTCACGGACGTCGACCGGACCCTGACCGAGCTGCTGGACGCGCACCCCGGCACCCGGCTCCTGGAGACCAACGCGGGTGCGCTGCCCCTCGCCGACTACCTGGTCACCCGTACCGTCGAGCTCGTCGTCCACACCGACGACCTCAACGCCGCCGTGCCCGGCCTCGACGTCCCTCACGACCGTCAGGCCCTCGCCGCCTGCACCCGCCTGCTCGCCGACACCCTGGCCAGCAAGGCACCCGGCGGCTCGACCGAGGTGCGGATCCCGCCGTACGCCGTCGTGCAGTGCGTCGAGGGGCCGAAGCACACCCGGGGCACCCCTCCCAACGTGGTGGAGACCGACCCGCTGACCTGGATCCGGCTCGCCACCGGGCGGCGGACCTGGCAGGGCGCGCTCGACGAGGCCGAGGTCAGCGCGAGCGGGGAACGGGCGGACCTGGGCGGACTGCTGCCCCTGATGAGCTGA